Part of the Leptolyngbya sp. BL0902 genome, ACGATCACCGTGGTGCTCAATGCGGGTGAGACGGCGACGACGATTGCGCCCCCGCACCTCCAGCCCAGTGCGCCCCCTGGAGACTGGCATACCCTGTGGGCCTACCGTTCTGCCCAGGTCGGGCCGGATGGGCTGCATCTGCCCCCCCGATCCGCCTGGATTGGCCAGGTCAATCCCTAGGCTGCGACTGCCCCATGGATGACCGCCCCTAAACCCGTTTTCCGAGCAGTTGATCGCGCAGGGTTTTGATCCGGTCGCGGTATTTGGCGGCCTCTTCAAATTCGAGGTTTTTGGCGGCTTCTTTCATTTGTTTTTCCAGTTGGCCAATCAGTTCGGGGATGTCTTCTAGGGGCAGGTCTTCCTTGTGTTCGTAGACTTCTTCGAGTTCTTGGGCATTGAGGCGGCGGGAAATATCCAGGAAGGAGAGGATGGAGTTGCCCTTGTTGCGGCGTTCGATGGGTTGTGGGGTGATGCCATTGGCCTGGTTGTAGGCGGTTTGGATGGCGCGGCGGCGCTCGGTTTCGTCGATGGCCTTGGCCATGCTGTCGGTTAGGTTGTCGGCGTAGAGGATGGCCTGTCCCCGGACGTGACGCGCCGCCCGCCCAATGGTTTGAATCAGGGAGCGCTCGGCCCTGAGGAATCCTTCTTTATCTGCGTCTAAAATCGCCACCAGGGAGACTTCCGGCAGGTCTAGCCCCTCCCGCAGCAGGTTGACCCCCACCAGCACGTCGTAGTTGCCGTCGCGCAGGTCTTGGATGATTTCGATGCGCTCGATGGAGTGAATTTCGGAGTGCAAATAGCGCACCCGCACGCCGTGTTCTTCCAGGTATTCCGTCAGGTCTTCGGCCATGCGCTTGGTTAGGGTGGTGACGAGGACGCGCTCCTGCCGTGCCGCCCGTTCCCGCACTTCCCCCAACAGGTCGTCGATTTGGCCTTCGGTGGGGCGCACAAATAGCTCTGGGTCGAGCACTCCGGTGGGGCGGATGATTTGCTCCACCACTTTGCCCTCGGAGATCTCCATTTCCCAGTCCCCCGGCGTGGCGGAGACGAAGACGCACTGGTTCACCTTCTCCCAAAATTCCTCGGCCTTGAGGGGGCGGTTGTCGGCGGCGCTGGGCAGGCGGAACCCGTGGTCAATCAGCACCATTTTGCGGCTGCGATCGCCGTTGTACATGCCGCGAATTTGGGGAATGGTGACGTGGGATTCGTCGATCACCAATAGCCAATCTTTAGGAAAATAATCCAGCAGACATTCCGGCGGCGATCCGGCGGGGCGTCCGGCGAGATGGCGGGCGTAGTTTTCCACGCCGTTGCAGTAGCCTACCTCGCGGATCATTTCTAGGTCGTAGCGGGTGCGCTGTTCTAGGCGTTGGGCTTCCAACAACTTGCCCTCTTTTTCCAGGGCTTCCAGCCGTTCCGCCAGTTCCGCTTGGATGGCTTGGCAGGCTTCTTCCACCCGATCTTCGGGGGTAACAAAGTGCTTGGCGGGGTAAATGCTCAGCCCCTCCATGCTCTGCAACGTGGCCCCGGTGATGGGATCGACGTAGCGAATCGCGTCAATTTCGTCGCCAAAAAATTCCACCCGAATGATGCGATCTTCGTAGGCGGGGCCGATTTCTAGCACGTCCCCCTTCACCCGAAACCGCCCTCGGCCCAGGTCAAGATCATTGCGCTCGTACTGAATTTGGGCCAAATCTCGCAATACCTGGCGCTGGTTCACCTCCATCCCCACCTGCAAGGGAATCGAGGCTTTCAGGTATTCCGCAGGCATCCCCAGGCCGTAGATGCAGCTAATGGAGGCCACCACAATTACGTCTCGCCGCTCGAATAGCGACCGCGTGGCGGAGTGCCGCAGCATGTCGATTTCTTCGTTGATCGAGGCGGTTTTGGCAATGTAGGTATCTGTCACCGGGATGTAGGCTTCCGGCTGGTAGTAGTCGTAGTAGCTGATGAAATACTCTACGGCGTTATCGGGGAAAAATTCCCGCAGCTCGTTGCAAAGCTGGGCCGCCAGGGTTTTGTTGTGGGCCAGCACCAGGGTGGGCTTGCCGATGTTGTCGATGACGCGGGCGATGGTGTGGGTTTTGCCCGTGCCCGTGGCCCCCAGCAGGGTTTGGTAGCGGGTGTTGTCCTTCAAAAATTGGGTGAGTCCGGCAATGGCCTTGGGCTGGTCGCCCATTGGTTCAAAGGGGGCCTGAATGTTGAAATCGCCCATCGCTGATTCCCAAACGGTAAAAGATACAGGTTTACTGGCACTGTTCCTATGGTGACGGATTTTGGCCGATTGGGGGTGACGTAGGCCACGAAAAGGGCATCACCAGGACGGGACACAGTCAATCGGCCCCAAGAAACGCCGCCCAAACGCAATGCCATTCGCCAGGGAATGGGGGATGGCATTGCCTATCAAGCCGTTGCGACAAACGTAGATACGGCCTTTCTGCCTTTTGGAAATCGGGGTTATGAGCTTCGGATGATGGGAGCTATCTGAATCCACAGCTTTGACTCATGCCACCCCGCTCACAAAAATAGCCCCTTGGCTGACGGACCAAGGGGCTAGGGAAAGTAAGAGTAAGTTCGTTATGGGCGGTAAGTGATAGTTGCTATCAGCCAGCAGCCAAAACGGTCTCGCAAGCCAGCAGCCACTAGGCTTTGCGAGAGTAGTATTCCACCACCAGCAGTTCGTTGATGCTGAGGGCGACCCACTCGCGCTCGATCACACCATTGACCTTGGCGGTTAGTTTTGCTTTGTCGAGTTCTAGGTGGCTCGGAACGTTGGCCAAGCCAGGGAATTCCAGGTTGGCTTCCACCAGTTTCTTGGAGGCGTCGCGATCGCGGACGGTGATCACATCGCCGGGGCGGCACTGGTAGCTGGGAATGGTGACAGGGCGACCGTTCACGCAGATATGGCCGTGGTTCACAATTTGCCGTGCGGAGGGAATGGTGGGGCCAAAGCCAAGGCGGAATACGGTGTTATCCAGCCGCATTTCCAGCAGTTGCAGGATCACCAATCCGGTGGAACCCCCAGCCCGACGGGCTTTTTTCACGTAGCGCAGCAGTTGCTTCTCGGTCAAGCCGTAGTTGAACCGCAGCTTTTGCTTCTCTTCGAGACGAATCCCGTATTCAGACTTTTTCTTGCGGTCTTGGCCATGTTGCCCAGGGGGGTTAGCCTTACGGGGCGTTTTGCGGGACAACCCCGGCAACTCGCCCAACCGCCGAACGACCCGTAGACGGGCACCGCGATATCGCGCCATAAACGTTTACTCTCCGAAAAAATGAGGCTTGGAATAATTCCAAAGCTATCATCTTAACCTGCTGACTTCCTTAAGGCAATAGCTTGAATCCTTAAGATTCTGGCCTTACGGTCTGGCCTTACGGTCTGACCTGGAGATTCTGAAGAGAGTCCTTACGGCGCTGGGTGGTGCCTGTTGGGGGTGTTGGGTTAACGGACTGAACCTCCTCCATTTCACGGACTTTTGATGCCGCTGAACGGATGTATGGCTGGGCTGGGGCATTCGTGGTGAGACAAGCTATCGTGAAAGGGCAGTCCGTTGATGGCCCACACCCTGGGGCCACCCTCTTCAAACAATCGTGCTATGGCCATCAAACCCATTCAATACGAAAGCCTGCTCAGCACCTGCACCGATCATGTAGGGGCGTTAGAACTGCTGAAGCGCCATCGTCCCTATATGGAGGTGGTGCCCAGCTTGCGACGGCCCCAGGAGAGTATTGTCACCCTGCCGCTGCCCAATATCCGCGTGCGCGACTCGGTGCACCTCAACCCCCACAGCCCAGCGGTGGAGCCCGGATCGGTGGTGACATTGCCCTGCGATGTGGGGCTGCTGATGTGCGATCCCGAATGGAAAATTAAAACCGGGGTAGAGATCTTCGTATTTATTCATCGCCCCCAGGAGGACTTTTCTAGCCTGCTGCTGCGCTGGCGACACACCCAAATCCTCACCGACCGGGGCTATGAATGGCTGCTGCCCCAGCGCTATCACCACCTGCTGAGCGACGGCAGCGACACCGGATACCCGCTGTTTGTGCTGTTCCCCGAAACCCCAGAGCGCATCCTCAAGGGGATGAATGGAGCTGGGTTGCCCGCCATTGTGTTTCCCTTCGATGCCGAAGATGGCGACCGACTGGCGGTGGAAGACAGCCTGGGAATTGGCGATCTCCCCGGCCTCGATGACATTGACAGCCGACTACTGGAAGATGGCTAGGCCCCGCCGCCTCGGCCCCCATCGCCCCAACCCCCAAGGGCAGAGCGCTGCCAATACTCTGCTCCCCGATTCCAAAAAGGACAGCCGCTCAGGAGCGAAGGCGCTTAGGCGACAGTTTGGGGGGCAGGGGGCGAGATAGGGGCCTTGGGTCTGGGGTGGCGGTGGCTTGGGCCTCCTCTAGGGGCTGTGGATGGGCATGGCCTAGATCGTTTTCTGGGAACCTCTCTGGAACTCTCTCTGGGAGCGTGGCCAGTCAGTAGTCTTTTTCGATGTATTTACGAACATCATTGAGGTCAATGTAGCGGTCGGTCGCGTTACGGAGTTCACGGGCGATCATGCCTTCTGTGGAGACCACCGTAATGTGGGTGCTTTTGGAACGCAGGAGTTCAATGGCGCGTTCAAAGTCGCCATCACCGCTAAATAAAACAACCTCATCGTACTGATCGACGGTATTGAACATATCGATGGCAATTTCGATGTCTAGGTTGGCCTTTTGGGAATAGCGACCGGAGGTATCGTCGTAGTATTCCTTCAGGATTTTGGTGCGGACAGTGTAGCCGAGGCTAATCAGGGCGTCCCGAAACCCTCGCTGATCCTGGGGATCTTTTAGACCTGTATACCAAAAGGCATTCACTAACGTTGCTCCGCCATCAAGGCCGAGGAAATATTCTAAAACCCGCTTTGGATCAAAAAACCAGCCGTTTTTTTGCTGGGCATAGAACATGTTGTTGCCATCTACAAAGATAGAAAGCCGCTTGGAACCATGATATTTAGACATAAAAACTGTGTAATAGTCGGACAGGTTATGAAGTTTGATGGATATCGGGCCTAGGCGGACAGCTTGGCAGGCGCTAGGCTTAGCAGTGTAGCGATTCTCATTCAGAAAAGCTAGACACCGGAATTCTACCCTCAAGCCTTGCCACCGTATCCGCCGAGTGGTCTAGACACAGACCAACTCTTGGGAATGGCCAGGGCTTTGGCTGGAGGGCGCGGTGTTGGGGGATGATCCAATTATAAGGGTTGTCTAAGGAAAGCGTGACGCCAAGGGACGAGCAGCCCCTGCGATAACCGCTGGATCGCCCTACCCGGTGGCCATAGATGGCCACGGCCTAGGGCTGGGGGTCAGCCTTCAGCCGCTCCTGGAGGTCTGCGGGAAGATCAGCCAGGAACCGATAGCCCGTCGCCTGTTCAATGCGATGGACGCTGGTGCGATACTGCCGCCAGTCGGCGTTGAGGTCATTGCGGTTGGGCATATCCACGGCAATCACCTGGCTGTCGGGGCCAAGGCCCAACCTGCCATCCGGGAGGCGGTCGTAGACAATGAGAATTTTCCACAGCCGCGAGGGAATGACGATACCGCGACTGCCCACGGTGCCCCGCTGCCCGTAGGCCCCGGCAAAGATATGGACGTCGTGATTGTACTGACGCACCAGGTCGCGGCCATATTCTTCCAGGTCGCGCCAGGGGCCACGATTATTTTCTGGGGTCTGGGGCACGATGTTGGTCATCAAAAAAGTAGCGCTGTTGTCTCGAACTGTATTGGTGCGGTCGCCCGATGGCACAATGTGGCCCCGGTCGTAGCCACTGCCGCGAAAGTCGGTGGGGGTGACTTGGTAAAACCCCTGGGGTAGGGATCCATCAGGCCGAAAGTCATCCTGGCGGTTGACCGATCCCAGCCAGTTCGCATTGAGTTGCCAACTGGCCCAGTTGAGGATTTTGCGATCTCGGCTGTAGGAAATCACATACTGGGGCCGTTCTAGCAGATAGTTGTTGGGATTGCTGGTAGCGGCATGGCTAGGGTTCCCCAGCACCAGGTGAGGATTGCTGGATGGTGGGCCAGGGGGATCCATTGGCGGCAGCGCCGCAGGCAGCGTTTCGCAGGCTCGACCATTGCCGTCGCCATCCAGCCCGTAGGGATCCCCCGGCAGGGCATCTAGCACCGCCTGGGCCTGGGTTTGGGCGAGAAAATCGCCGCAGTGGCACTGGTCATCTACACAGGGGGGCAGGTCAGCGATATCCCCCACCGAGGTCGGTAACAGCAGCGCTAGCGGCCCACACCCCACCAGGCTTAGCCCCATGGCCACTAGGGTCATTCCCCGCATCCACCGATTCATCCTTGGCCGCTTCAATAAACTCATGGCGATCTCTCCCCAGACAGTGGTTTGAACAGGGTGCTGGCCCTAGCTTGGGGGTAGCTAGTTGCACAAGACACCAATAGCTATAAGAATGGAGGGGTTAGTCCCCCTATCCCCCTGCCCCCCATAGGGATTTTGGCCCACCCTAGGGTTGCGCCTTGGGGTTTCCCAGGCTAGGCCAACGGGTCATCTCCATGGAGACTTAGGGTTAGGGTTCCCAAGGATTAGCCCGAAACAACCGCAAAGACGCAATCACAATCGGACGTCATTATGCTGAACCAAGTTATTTCCCAGTTCCAAACCCGCTTCCCCGCCCCTGAAGTGCACGCCCACTGCGACGGCCCCTGCGGCGTCTACGATCCCTCCTCGGCCCGTGTGGCGGCGGAGGCGGTGGTTTCTATGACCAAAAAACTACTGGCTCTAGAACTACCCGCTCCTGGCGATCAGGCCGCTGCCGTGGCCTACCACAACACCTTCGCCCGCTATAGCGCCATCAAAGAAGAGCAGGCTCAACTGGCTAAAGAGGAACTGCTGATCCTCTGGACAGACTACTTCAAGCCCGTTCACCTCGAGCAGTTCCCCGACCTCCATGACACCTTCTGGAAAGCGGCGAAGCTTTGCTCGGCCTGCAAAGTAGAAGTGAGCGCCCAACACGCCACGGAACTGATGGAAGCTATCCAAAAAATCCACGGCATGTTCTGGGCCACCAAAAACCGCGATGTGGCTTGGTTTACCGCCAGCTAATTTCCCACTAACCGTCAACATGCGATTTCCTTGAGATCACGGTGCCCAATCCATGATCCCAAGCCTTACCCAGGGGTGCTGCTATGGTGCCCCTGGCTTTTTTGGTGTCTTGCCACAATCGCGAAACCGCCCTAGTCATCCTCCCCTTGCGGCCACGGGCGACTCCACAGGCAACTCCCAGCCCGCTCCGCCAGCGGTCTAGAAATCCACCGGAAACATTCCGGCCTCTAGGCGCTGGGCCTCTTCTAGTTTTTTCTGAAGCTGGTTATATCCGGCGGGGCTGTGGAGAACGGGCACCGTTTCGAGCAGGGCGGGGAAGATGATGCTCTCCCAATCGTTGGGCAGGTAGCAGGAAACCTCGGCCCGCTGGAGCCAAACCCGTTGGGTTTCGGGGTGCCAGATAAATTGGCTGCCGGGGCCAAGGGCGAGGGCGGCGAGGGTGGGCTGGCGGGGGCAATCCTTGGGGTTGGTGCCATCTAGGCTGGGGACGCGGTAGCTGGGCAGGGGCAAGGGTTGAAACGGCACTCGGTAATCGTGGGCCTGGACGCCGAGGCGAGTCCCTTCGGCCTGGATACCATCGCCCCCCACCGCAAAGACGAGGTGATGGCGAAACTGGGCGCTGGGAAAGCCAATGTTGGCCAAACTGGGGGGCAGTTCGTCGCGGCTTACCCCCGCCGCCAGGAGGGAACCCAGCAGCAGGATTTTTTGAAAACCGGGTACGTCCCACTCGCCCACCATGCGCTGATCCCTGGCTTCGGCGTAGAGCTTGGCGAGGGCGCGAATGCGGGGGGCATCTTGGAGATCAACGGCAATGAGTTCTTGCACATTGAGGGTTTCTTGGCCGTAGGCACGGAGGGCGGCGGGGGTACCACCATAGACGGCAATGTCGGGGGCTTCGCGCAGGTAGATGGCGAGGCTGCGGCGAAAGGCCAGATAGCGGGGATCGTAGGGATCGGCGGGGGCAAAGGCTTGGTCGATGAGGTGGGCCAGGTGGGCCTGGAAGCCGACGGCCTGTTTGAGGGTGGCGGCGATACCGATATCTTGGTCGTTTTGCACCATGGCGGCATAGAAGACTTCGTGGAGGCTGGCCCCCTGCTGGGCGAGGGCGTGGTAGGTGCGAATTGGGATAGTGAGGTCGTTCAGGGTGTTGGCCAGTTGAGGCACCCGCTGGGCCAGCCAGGGCCAAAAGTCGGCATCGAGGCCGTGATCCCGCAGAGTTGCGTATACCAGTTGACTGGCTTGATCGGCGGCGGGATTGGCAGCGGCTGGGGACGCTCCCTGGAGCCACTCCAGCAGCAGCCCCCGACCGTTGGCGTAGGCTTGGGTGAGGGGGTAGCCTGCCTTTTCGCTGCGGGAGACCAGGATGGATAGGGTGTTGCCGCCGTTGAGTCGGCTAGCTTCGGTGGGGGAGAAGTGGGGGCTGAGCCCCAGGTGGTCGGGGCTGGTTTGGGCGGCGTCGGCGAGGGCCGCCGCGAGGATGGGCGTCTGCTGGGTGGCCAGGGTGCGGAGTTGGTCGGTAATCTGCTGGCGAAGCACCTGCTTTTGGCGTTCGTTTTCGACAATTTGCCGCGCCAGGGTGACAACCTCGGTGGGGTAGATTCCGGTCTCTGGAAACTGCACAATCCCCAGGGCCAGGGCAATCGCGCCCTCCTCGGCCCCAAAGGTGACGTTGGGCAACTTAGAAAGCACCTCCGGGGTGCTGGCCAGACGGCGGTTTTCTAGGTGGGTGGATCGCTCGATGTGGCGCACCAGGCCATAGCGCAACAGCGGCCCCCAGGGGCTACCATCAGCCACCCAGGGGCGCAGCACCAGTTGTTTCATCGAGAGAGATTGCTCGTCGCGCCAAAAGGAGCCGACAATTCCGGCCCCGCTGGTGATGGGCTTGGCCTCTGGGGTACGCAGCAGCGGGTCGTGGAGGGTACGCAGGGAGTGATCCAGCATCCACAAGGATTCCGCCGGATCGAGCCCCGCCGCCCCACTGGATTCCACATACACGGGCATGAAATACTCGACAAAAAAGCGGTCGGTATTAAACCGCTGGCCCGACCGATAGGCGTCGAGCTTGCCCGTTTGCACATCGGCGGCGAGGGCGGTAATGAAGGGGCTGGTCTGCAAAAACCAGAAGAATTTGCGGTCGAGGTGGGGGGCGAGGGCAGTCTGGAATTGCGCCCTGGCTCGGTTGTAGGCGGCTTCCGACAGGGGCGGCACCACGGTGCCATCGCGCAGGGTAAACCAGGCTCCATCCCGCCGAAAGACGTAGCTGGCCCCCTCGATCAGCGGCACGGACTGGCGCAGGGGCAATCCCTGCATCGTCATGCCCAGGCTGGTGGCGATCAGGTCGGGGTCGAGGGGCAGTGCCAGGGATCCCGGCGGTGCTTGGCCCGTGGCCTGAAGCTCAAGTTCCGGCTTTTGCCAGGGGCTAGAGACCCGCACATAGCCCTCAAAGGCTTGGCCCGGAGCCAATGGCAGGGGTTGGCCCACCAAACGCTCCACATCCGCCGCCGCTACCGGGGGCACCTGGGCCGTGAGGTTGTAGCCCAGGGGATCTACCTGCCCCGCTGCTGTGAGGGATAGGTTTCCCAGATGCAGGCGCGTATCGTGGAGGGTGGCCCGCTGCCCCTGGAGCCACAGTCCCCCCTGCCACCGCAGCGGCTCTGCCACTTGCCCCAGTTGGCCCTCACCCCTCGCCATCACCAGCCCCTGGGCCTCGGTGCCTCGGAACTGGGGCTGACCTAGACCATCCAAAGGCACCGTCAGCGCCACATGGCCATTGACTACCCCCGTGTTTAGGGCAATGGGGGGCGGCAGCAGGGCATTGAGTGCCGTGAGGGGCAGTTGGGCCACTTGCAACGTGGCTTTGGCAGGCAATCCAGGACTCACGCCGACGGTTCTAAACTGGGGTAGGGTGCCGCTGAGGGTAAACTGCCCCTGATCCATCTGCCCTGTCAGATCCAAGGCCATGGCCCCCTCGGCAGGGCGAATCACGGCCCCCTGAAGATCCTCCACCTCTAGATAGGCCGTCCCGGTTGCTCCCAAGACCGTGACTTGTCCCCGCTGAATCTGCACCGCTGCCAATCGGGGTCGCCCATCTGGATCGGGCCTGTGCCGAACTCGACCGTCCTGCTCTCGACCGTCCTCAGAAGCGGGGGCCGAGTTAAGGCGGGGCAAACTCCAGGGGCCATGCTTCGGCGCAACTAGGGTGATCTGCGGCTGATCGAGGGTGACAGTCAGCCAGGGATCGGTGCCTTTGGCCCAGGCCAACCCATTCATGCCGACGATCACAGTGTTAACCTGCCCATGCCACCGATCATCGGGTTCTGGGGGAACGTGCAGCGGGCCAAGGTGAATCCCCCGACGGGATAGCCCCCGCAGCCCGCCTACCCGCACCGGACGCTGAAGCCGCTCTGCAAGCTGATCCTCTCCCCCTTGCCGCAGCAGTTCTAGCCCCTGGACGGTGCCCCATAGCCCTGCGATGACGGCCCCCCAGCCCAGAGCGTAGATCAACCTGGTGGACAGTTTCGCTGAGGGTTTCGCTGAAGGTTTCGTTAATGATGGAGGGTACGGTTTCGCTGAAGGTTTCGCTGAGGGGGGAGGCGCGAGGAGTCCCAGCAACCAACCGAGACCGTAAAAGGAGCGTGGGGG contains:
- the rpsD gene encoding 30S ribosomal protein S4, with product MARYRGARLRVVRRLGELPGLSRKTPRKANPPGQHGQDRKKKSEYGIRLEEKQKLRFNYGLTEKQLLRYVKKARRAGGSTGLVILQLLEMRLDNTVFRLGFGPTIPSARQIVNHGHICVNGRPVTIPSYQCRPGDVITVRDRDASKKLVEANLEFPGLANVPSHLELDKAKLTAKVNGVIEREWVALSINELLVVEYYSRKA
- a CDS encoding NYN domain-containing protein produces the protein MSKYHGSKRLSIFVDGNNMFYAQQKNGWFFDPKRVLEYFLGLDGGATLVNAFWYTGLKDPQDQRGFRDALISLGYTVRTKILKEYYDDTSGRYSQKANLDIEIAIDMFNTVDQYDEVVLFSGDGDFERAIELLRSKSTHITVVSTEGMIARELRNATDRYIDLNDVRKYIEKDY
- the sodN gene encoding superoxide dismutase, Ni; this encodes MLNQVISQFQTRFPAPEVHAHCDGPCGVYDPSSARVAAEAVVSMTKKLLALELPAPGDQAAAVAYHNTFARYSAIKEEQAQLAKEELLILWTDYFKPVHLEQFPDLHDTFWKAAKLCSACKVEVSAQHATELMEAIQKIHGMFWATKNRDVAWFTAS
- the uvrB gene encoding excinuclease ABC subunit UvrB, which codes for MGDFNIQAPFEPMGDQPKAIAGLTQFLKDNTRYQTLLGATGTGKTHTIARVIDNIGKPTLVLAHNKTLAAQLCNELREFFPDNAVEYFISYYDYYQPEAYIPVTDTYIAKTASINEEIDMLRHSATRSLFERRDVIVVASISCIYGLGMPAEYLKASIPLQVGMEVNQRQVLRDLAQIQYERNDLDLGRGRFRVKGDVLEIGPAYEDRIIRVEFFGDEIDAIRYVDPITGATLQSMEGLSIYPAKHFVTPEDRVEEACQAIQAELAERLEALEKEGKLLEAQRLEQRTRYDLEMIREVGYCNGVENYARHLAGRPAGSPPECLLDYFPKDWLLVIDESHVTIPQIRGMYNGDRSRKMVLIDHGFRLPSAADNRPLKAEEFWEKVNQCVFVSATPGDWEMEISEGKVVEQIIRPTGVLDPELFVRPTEGQIDDLLGEVRERAARQERVLVTTLTKRMAEDLTEYLEEHGVRVRYLHSEIHSIERIEIIQDLRDGNYDVLVGVNLLREGLDLPEVSLVAILDADKEGFLRAERSLIQTIGRAARHVRGQAILYADNLTDSMAKAIDETERRRAIQTAYNQANGITPQPIERRNKGNSILSFLDISRRLNAQELEEVYEHKEDLPLEDIPELIGQLEKQMKEAAKNLEFEEAAKYRDRIKTLRDQLLGKRV
- a CDS encoding DNA/RNA non-specific endonuclease, whose product is MSLLKRPRMNRWMRGMTLVAMGLSLVGCGPLALLLPTSVGDIADLPPCVDDQCHCGDFLAQTQAQAVLDALPGDPYGLDGDGNGRACETLPAALPPMDPPGPPSSNPHLVLGNPSHAATSNPNNYLLERPQYVISYSRDRKILNWASWQLNANWLGSVNRQDDFRPDGSLPQGFYQVTPTDFRGSGYDRGHIVPSGDRTNTVRDNSATFLMTNIVPQTPENNRGPWRDLEEYGRDLVRQYNHDVHIFAGAYGQRGTVGSRGIVIPSRLWKILIVYDRLPDGRLGLGPDSQVIAVDMPNRNDLNADWRQYRTSVHRIEQATGYRFLADLPADLQERLKADPQP